In one Euzebya rosea genomic region, the following are encoded:
- a CDS encoding aromatic ring-hydroxylating oxygenase subunit alpha yields MTALHDRITEERVHGSLYTDDEVYRLEMDRIFRAGWLFAGHSSEIPEVGDYVTRDIAGEPLILSRTADGTIAVLYNRCAHRGNRVCVQDRGNATSYRCHYHGWTYRNDGQLSGIPFAKGYDEPIEQLRGTMSMAAPRTDVRHGFVFVSFAPDGPDLDTHLGDGGRDMLARLSGMSPTGEISLAKGWLHHRLGANWKAVMENQVDGYHVQFTHASLFEGASGPRKGITYGQKSGAAVRDLGGGHSEILFESEHRRQDEEFLWIGSATRQKLPDYTAAMVQAYGEAEAHDRFVAGPPHGVIFPNLFLAEFNIFVAEPVGPNVTNSWTAAITIPGCEDISLRQLRRSEAAMGPAGMLIADDSEIAERNQAGFRAGQPEWVDLTRGRAGVVPDPDRAYATLDPDLTGELPQRAFWRQYKALMTS; encoded by the coding sequence ATGACGGCATTGCACGACCGCATCACCGAGGAGCGTGTCCACGGTTCCCTGTACACCGATGATGAGGTGTATCGCCTGGAGATGGACCGCATCTTCAGGGCCGGATGGCTCTTCGCCGGCCACTCCAGCGAGATCCCCGAGGTCGGGGACTACGTCACGAGGGACATCGCCGGGGAGCCCCTGATCCTGTCCCGGACCGCCGATGGGACGATTGCCGTCCTGTACAACCGGTGCGCCCACCGGGGCAACCGGGTCTGCGTCCAGGACCGCGGCAACGCGACCTCCTATCGCTGCCACTATCACGGCTGGACCTACCGCAACGACGGGCAGCTGTCAGGGATCCCGTTCGCCAAGGGGTATGACGAACCCATCGAGCAGCTTCGGGGCACCATGAGCATGGCGGCCCCGCGGACCGATGTCCGCCACGGCTTCGTGTTCGTGTCCTTCGCGCCGGACGGTCCGGACCTCGACACACACCTGGGCGATGGCGGGCGTGACATGCTCGCCCGCCTGTCCGGCATGTCGCCCACGGGTGAGATCAGCCTTGCCAAGGGCTGGCTGCACCACCGGCTCGGGGCCAACTGGAAGGCGGTGATGGAGAACCAGGTCGATGGGTACCACGTCCAGTTCACCCACGCCTCCCTGTTTGAGGGGGCCTCCGGGCCGCGCAAGGGCATCACGTACGGGCAGAAGAGCGGTGCCGCAGTACGGGACCTGGGCGGCGGACATTCCGAGATCCTGTTCGAATCCGAACACCGTCGCCAGGATGAGGAGTTCCTCTGGATCGGGTCGGCGACCCGCCAGAAGCTGCCCGACTACACCGCGGCGATGGTGCAGGCCTACGGGGAGGCGGAGGCCCACGACCGCTTCGTCGCCGGGCCCCCACACGGCGTCATCTTCCCCAACCTGTTCCTGGCGGAGTTCAACATCTTCGTGGCCGAGCCGGTGGGACCCAACGTCACCAACAGCTGGACCGCCGCGATCACGATCCCTGGCTGCGAGGACATCTCCCTGCGCCAGCTCCGCCGGTCCGAGGCCGCCATGGGCCCTGCGGGAATGCTCATCGCCGACGATTCCGAGATCGCCGAGCGCAACCAGGCAGGGTTCCGGGCCGGCCAGCCGGAATGGGTCGACCTGACCCGCGGCCGGGCCGGGGTCGTCCCAGACCCCGACCGCGCCTACGCGACACTGGATCCCGACCTCACCGGGGAGTTGCCCCAGCGGGCCTTCTGGCGGCAGTACAAGGCGCTGATGACCTCGTGA
- a CDS encoding ABC transporter substrate-binding protein encodes MMVALLLSLTACSSSDEVSVDDGPSEDVAEETPADDPTSDPSATSAATEESGEPSDDQPAAPTPVAEDDPCAPGASDPTTVTVGLQTGRHGMTSGYWIAMADEFGFFDEVNITIDDVAFASATDLLNGLTAGELDVNVMGSAGMISASQGADAIAIAGAVNSSIWEPVSAPEFTTWDDLRGATVGVSNVNGVNAHAFRLMAELAGLDPETELEFVQAGATAEAFLALRGGQIDALPAAPPTNFLAAAEGFTTYGFAPEGTEVPKISALQILTTRAWAEANDVVATCFMRALLRLIEFVEDPANREEVIDVSIPILQGGSSVIEEEFLIQAIELYVDDPVLAPYVWHDLHLPQDSFDNAMEIFIAGGSIEAADAIGYEEYVDHTYLDAAIAAEG; translated from the coding sequence ATGATGGTTGCCCTGCTCCTGTCGCTCACGGCCTGTTCCTCCTCCGATGAGGTGTCGGTGGACGACGGCCCCTCCGAGGACGTCGCCGAGGAAACACCGGCCGACGACCCGACGTCGGACCCATCGGCGACGTCGGCCGCGACCGAGGAGTCCGGGGAACCTTCCGACGACCAGCCGGCCGCCCCCACGCCGGTGGCCGAGGATGATCCCTGTGCCCCCGGCGCCTCGGATCCCACGACCGTCACCGTGGGGCTGCAGACCGGCCGCCACGGCATGACCAGCGGGTACTGGATCGCGATGGCCGACGAGTTCGGGTTCTTCGACGAAGTGAACATCACCATCGACGATGTCGCCTTCGCCAGCGCCACCGACCTGCTCAACGGTCTTACCGCCGGTGAGCTGGATGTCAACGTCATGGGCTCGGCGGGCATGATCTCGGCCTCCCAAGGCGCTGACGCCATCGCCATCGCCGGCGCGGTGAACTCCTCGATCTGGGAGCCCGTGTCCGCGCCGGAGTTCACCACGTGGGACGATCTGCGCGGGGCGACGGTCGGGGTCTCCAACGTCAACGGGGTCAACGCCCATGCGTTCCGCCTCATGGCCGAGCTGGCCGGCCTGGACCCCGAGACCGAGCTGGAGTTCGTGCAGGCCGGGGCCACCGCCGAGGCGTTCCTTGCCCTTCGGGGCGGCCAGATCGACGCGCTGCCAGCTGCCCCGCCCACGAACTTCCTGGCGGCCGCGGAGGGCTTCACCACCTACGGGTTCGCCCCGGAGGGCACCGAGGTGCCGAAGATCTCCGCCCTGCAGATCCTCACGACCAGGGCGTGGGCAGAGGCCAACGACGTGGTGGCCACCTGCTTCATGCGGGCGTTGCTGCGGCTCATCGAGTTCGTCGAGGACCCCGCCAACCGCGAAGAGGTGATCGACGTGTCGATCCCCATCCTCCAGGGCGGGTCCTCGGTGATCGAGGAGGAGTTCCTCATCCAGGCCATCGAGCTCTACGTCGATGACCCCGTGCTGGCCCCCTACGTCTGGCACGACCTGCACCTCCCACAGGACTCTTTCGACAACGCGATGGAGATCTTCATCGCCGGCGGGTCGATCGAGGCGGCCGACGCGATCGGATACGAGGAGTACGTGGACCACACCTATCTCGACGCGGCCATCGCCGCAGAGGGTTGA